The window tttatttttacatattttcatatttaatatgataactgaaattttttatttttacatattttcatatttaatatgataactgaaattttttatttttacatattttcatatttaatatctaatgctaaactgaattaatataaataaaataattttataatgaatataatataataactgaaactcttattattttttgcaattttttataattaatattaatgttaaatttaattaataaaaaacattaatatatatatatatatatataaatatatatatatatatataaaagagtaacgGACATTTATGAAACTTAGTTaatagaattgatgaaaaatatatattttatattattagtgagaaaatatatatatggtaaagaaaataaaaaaattaattaataaagataaatgaagagagagaaatatatatatatctaacacAAAAATATCTATGATGTAGATCATTTTGAAAAGAGCGTGATGTACACCTCCtacatttcaaaattaagcgtcattagatatatatatatattacacttgaattaaatttcacaattaattcacatttgaattttgtataaatttggtttgaattaaatttcatcattaattcatatttaaatttagtgCAAATTTCATTTgtacaaatatcattttcatttaattaaaggAATGAGTTTAATTTCAACACcaatgaattataaaatttattccaAGTTATAGTAGTCACTTAATTCTTGTTTTAGGTTAGCCGCCTCAATAAAAGTTTGAGTTTTCACATCTCTCACTTCTCTCACCATTCTTGTTAAATCTTCATTTAGCCTCTCAAATTCTCTGACTAGCCTTTTTATTCTCTATTTGTAAGTTACTCAACACCAATAATTGAACAATcttattatattgtttatacCGTTAATTTATTGAGCAGTTTTAATATGTTCAACATTTAACAAATGACTCACGTTATCCACATTACTTTTCCTTTTGTCGGGCCAATCAGATCATCATTTCTCATTACATTTATAATATCAGTTCTAGTCAAAATAAGATTATTGAAACCTAGAGCAACAATATTATACAAGAATTTATCTTTTTGGGCAGATTGGATGGATAACATTGATTAGCATAGTTTATGCTTTTGAATATGAAGATCAACTATATGATTTAACATAAATTTTCCTCTTTCTGCCACCCCGAGCTCGTATTTGATTCCGCCAATCAATCCCAACATCGATCTTGGTTTAAATTTGAAGCTTAACATTTCCATTCATTTTTTGTATCTACAGATTAAGTTACTCATTGGATCCAATATAATGGTGTATTAGGTATGCATACATGGTTTAATAAAAGTATACAACTATTCAAAGTTCTCAATCTTGATCCATATCGAGATGATAAAGCAGGAGATTCTCAAAATTTAAGTAATAATGTCCGTAAACATATGCAATTATAATATATCACTCAACTTCTAGTATCGAAAACTAAGCTTGAGTTGATCTTCTCCACCACACAATAGCCAAACACCTTTGAGCAATGGTTTAGTCACATTGATTAGGACTCAAATTCTAAGATATCCTTTTAAAGAACCGAGCTAATCAAAGAAGTTGTCGAAGGGTAACAATCTCCAGTCTTCTTTCCGATTTCTATTGCACATTAGGAGTTCAACAACGCTTTCACAAGCCCTTTCGACAAGTCATGTAATTACATCCAAAAAGAAGAGTAATTAAAAATCAACTCATTCAAGCTCTTATTCTCGGTTCCATTTGTTAGAACCCACAACTTATCATCAATAGTCGCAAAGAGAAAAAATTGTTATCCAACTTTGTCAATGTGACcctcttctcatttttcatacATTGTCCAAGAATTTTGTCAATGCCGTGGTGTTAGTGTCctatttccttttcttttttccGTGGGAAGTTGTCCACAATGTCTATTCATTCAAATTGATCATTTCGAAACTTTCGTATAAAacgattcaaattcaaattgatttaTTCAACATAAAAATGAACGTCTTTAGAAGAAATTAAAACTATCTTCATCGAATTGCTCTAGATGAAGATTATAACAATTGATTTTCGTTCCTgagataaaactcttatttttaaaatgaaataaaaagaaTGATTAAGTTGTccttttaaatttgtattttctttataattttttttttaaaattatcataaatactTAACCcataagtttataaaaataagttttgtgtACTACAATGGAGCCAAACAATACTGAACTATCAGTTTTTCAAAATTCTCTTTTAACATTTCATGTACCTTTTTGCACCTTTTTGAAagagttcatatatatatatatatatatatatatatatatatatatatatatatatatatatatatatatatatattgataggtgTAACATACATAAACATTTTTGCACCtcttaaaaagtttaaataaatatatatacatcttGTACAGCcttgataataaattaatgtcaGGGTTATGATacaaatattcttataaaatatttataggaCACTTGTTTTTAATGACATATTtatcactatattcatgaaacTTCACcgttcattttatttaaaataatgattttctatatatcaaaattattttaaaccatttaaaaataagttagatatataaatatatattgagatgtatatgttttcaaatgattTGGTGGACTATGTTGCAGTAACATTGCGGAGTCTTGATGGAATTTCatgcaaacaataatttataatggaGAAAGATCTTATGTACACTATTTATTTtacatgaaaaatattaaatatatcatataaaaaattatttaaataatttatttatgaactCATGAGGTATGTGTTTAATTAGCCGTGTACTCTGCTTCCAAATTAAATTTTGGAGTGAATTTTTGTTTGAAGGACACATGAATTATTATGaggattaattaaaattaattaataaatcggagcaaaaattaaaactattatttatttatttatttattaattaaataaatatgacatgTTTTTATCATACTAGAGatacacaatatttttaatacacataactaaatttaacatcttttatctaactttataaataaatataatattctaaacaaaataaaaataaaaattatttgctAATGGTgaagaaatttattaaaatgagaTAAACATgacaattaattaagattattattatatatagtgttggagattttaattatttatttatttttgtcctattttttaattttaaattatgctatttttttcacttcatatttgaaaatttggttTTAGGTTGATTAGTGTgcattttatttagtttggcTGGATTTgtcttcaaattttttttaatctaaataatactTGAAGAACATTTTGAATACTCACAAAATTACATATGATTGAATTTtctctatatattaattttttttataaatgaattaatatctaaattcacattttgatatttaaataagaatcgGATCGTCGGGGCACCATTCCTCCATGTTGGTAGGTAAGTCCATCACAAATTCACAGATATTTTCAGATgaattttctttatcattttcCAGATTTTTATTTGCACACCACCTGTTTCATGAAATGCTCCAAAGgaagtttaattataaaaacaacattttcaaataaaaaagaaaacttTTCTTTGTGTCTGTCATAAGTGGGGACATATATAAACAGATCGACCATTCAGGAAATAACACAAGCAAGTAGTGATAGATGTCCTTGGCTGAAATTGAAGTTGTGAATAAATACCACAAAAGATTTATCATCATTCATCAAATGGATCAAAAACAAAAGCTAAAGACGTGGCCACTTCATTTGCACACATGACGATTCTGATAAATCCTATCCACATCTCCTTAATTTCATCACTCAAaaacaacttcatttctttcCAACAGAACTTCAAACCAGAGAGTTTCAGAAAGAGATAGAAAGATAGAAAGAGGCTTAGCCATGGCTCAAACTATGCTGCTAAGTTCTAGCCATTCATCAGTTGTGGATTTCAAGAGACAGCCTCTTTTGGAAGGTCTAAAGCCAAAGCCTTTTTCTCATTTCATTCTTCCTCCACTCCGAAATtcaccatcttcttcttcttcatcatcattcaCCACCATTGCTCTTTTCAAGCCCAAAACTAAAGCACCAGTCCCTGTTAAAAAGGTTCAAGTACAAACATCATTTAATTCtctttttgtttatgaattctCTAACCCATTTGGGAATTTAACTTACTATTTCTGTTTTTGACTCTTAACTTTGATTCTAAATTAATGTAGGCACCAAAACCTAAGGTTGAAGATGGTATATTTGGTACCTCCGGTGGTATTGGATTCACCAAGGCAAATGAGCTCTTCGTCGGTCGTGTGGCCATGATTGGTTTTGCAGTTAAGCATTTTATTTTAGTTCATCAGTTGAAAAACTGGGCAAACCCTCTTTTTGTTGGATGATTTACATTTAGGGGAAGATATTAAAGCCTTGTTTAATCCAAATTCGAAAACCCactttttcattaaacaaaTTTTGGATTATTTAGAAGAGTTGTGAATATGAACACATCAATCTTTATCTGTTAAATATCATGATGGGTTATATGGATTTAATCTTATTTCACAATCATCAACTTCATCAATTTCAAATCTTTAACAAGGTTAGCTTCTTCTATAACATAATGGAAAGGGAAATTGTTATGCAGGCATCTTTGTTGGGAGAAGGAATAACAGGAAAAGGAATTCTAGCACAGCTGAATCTGGAAACTGGAGTTCCAATTTATGAGGCAGAGCCCCTCCTACTGTTCTTCATTCTCTTCACTTTGCTTGGAGCCATTGGAGCTTTGGGTGACAGAGGACAGTTTGTAGATGATCCAACAACTGGGATCGAAAAGGCTATAATTCCGCCAGGGAAGGGAGTACTACCAGCTCTTGGCCTAGGAGAAGGTAATAAATAAGTCATTCTTGTTGTCCCATAATCTAAAAGACTAAACATGATTAGTTAATATGAATTTGACTTGAGTCTTGGATTGTTGCTGGAAAATGAATGCCAGGAGGACGATTGTTTGGATTCACAAAGGCGAATGAGCTGTTTGTTGGGAGGTTGGCTCAGCTGGGATTTGCATTCTCTTTGATAGGAGAGATTATAACTGGGAAAGGGGCATTGGCACAGCTAAATATTGAGACTGGTGTACCAATCAATGAGATTGAGCCACTTGTTTTGTTCAAtgttattttcttctttattgCTGCCATTAATCCTGGAACTGGTAAGTTCATTTCAGATGATGAAGAAGACTAATTATATATGTACCTCCCCATTATTATCTCTTATCTATCttaattcatcatcatcatcattatcggTAATTAGTATGTAGTCTTGTTTACTGCATTTTATTCTCTTCCATGTAATTGTAAGCTTGAGTTAAATAATACACCAAATATGTTTCATGATTGTGTTGGTTTTTATGGGGCGTGAACGGTTAGGTTAAGTCGGTTTTCAAGAATTAGTTTGTTTGGAATTATTTTAAGCATAAACTAGGTATAAGGTAATTGATCATTGACAAAAATGTTGGAATAAGGAGTTTGgcaattaatatgttaaaatcataatgaacattattttattcatactaATTCTATGTGACAAGATTGAGATTTTAGATTTACAAAGTTTCTATCATGTTTATCAAGATTTTAATAGATGATAAGTagtaattatgaaaattatgcTAATTTTTTAACTTGAAAAGTGAATTATTTGGCCCATCtaaaacaactaaataaaaCTAGGGTGAACATTAAGAAAATAtgagatatagagttttgatataaataatattgaatataccattttattcaaatattaactAAATAGATATGCTGCATATGTATTTGAAATATAAGTTAATGTTATGacacgatttttttttttatatatatatcaatttgttttcaagttttggtttaataaaaaaaattgtttgaattagttattatattaatgttttttttaaattatttaaaaatattatagacactcaaatttgaaaaacccaatttataatttttaaatttttttttaaagtaattaaaatatatattttttaaaattatagactaattaaggaatttaaaaataaattaaataattatttaataaaaaatattgtatcaatttattccaaaataattaaaataaatattaaaaataaattaaataattatttacgaAAAATATTGTAaccattttaatttcaaaaataattatttataaagcatttaaatacaaataattttttaataaaataggcatgcctattaattaatttgacatatttttcatataataaaaaagggGACCAAAGTGTTTGACCCAAATCAAATAAGGCCTAAAGCCACTCAAACTTGATCATCAAGCGCGCTAAGAGGGATAATGACTAACTAACaaccttattttattaaataagtctAGTTTGAATGTTTCTTAAATCTAACTTCTtctttaattgatatttttcaattatcatTCTCTATAACTTTCGACATAGTTAGTatcaacatttatttaatattaaaaaaattaaaatgtcaaaccTAAATTTATGtctagaatttaaaaataatcgtaaaatgtaaaaatcaaattgtataaAGTAGCCAAAATTTTGTGAAGTAGAGATTGTTCTTCAATGGGCATGGATGACATAATATGTAAGCCTTTTTTAAGTGTCATCAAGCATTGAACTCAAAAAAACctctaaaattatgtttatacacgcaaaacattttcttaattttttaaatcaagtgACGACTCTAAAAGTCAATATGCGagccatttaaaattaatttcccaaaattatttaaatagatcTAAGAAATCTTTTGAATATGGTTAGTCTAAAAATTGagtaaagttaatttaaaatttcattatttttaattaatcttttaaataaatatttttgccaaaaaaaaatctcatgaACTAACAAACGACTTTCGTGCGCTTACAACTCTCTTGACGACTCTATTGGGGacactaaaaattatttaacttgaTTTGTTTTGGCTATTAAAAGAAAATACGTTCTTATGTTTTCAATCCCCAATAATAAGCACATTAGAGGGCATAGGGTCCAAATGTTACCTAAGCTTTATCCTAATAATTGCTTAAACATATAATCTAAGGGTACATAACcctattgttttaaaaaatatatgaaaagcATCACGGGATGTTGTCCAAACTTCTATTATTAGTAGAAAATTTCGATAAGGAACTAAAATTTGTTACAAACCAAGAAATGATACGAGAGGTTTGAATTAGAAGACATCGATCTTGTTAAACATACATACAATActaactttgataatttattataaaaaatcaaagagggagaaattgttagatcaAAATAGCTAATTAAACTCATGATAATTAGCCAACGATTATAAAATCataaggttttgaatatttagtttaaaaataaaaaagggagaaattgttaaataaaagtattaattataaGTGTATAAATAAGAACTAAATTGATCCACATATCTAAGAGTAGTAGAAACGTACTCCTCCAATAGTCCGCTTAAGTGATTAATGACTTCAGCATCCGTTCTTGCGGTATCAGCAGACGGATTGTAATGCTTTCTACAGTTTGTATAGTAAGGAAAAATGGCGCGACCTCTTGCCTATGCTTCCACAAATTCATTCCTTCTAAGGGCTTCGGTAACATATTTAGTTTTGGTTAAGGAGAATATCACCTTTTCCAAATTCAGCAATTCAACCCACTTCTCATCTTCTGCAAAATCTGGAAGCACCTCACTGAAACTTGTGCCTAACTGATGCTTGCCCAAGTGTTGAAGAGATCGATTTTCATTTTGGCAGCGACTTCAGCCTCTTCGAGAATCAAGTCGATGGATGTTTGAGCCTCTAGAGTAACATCAAGAGGCGATGCAAGAGGTGGATCAGCAGGACCTTTTCCAGCCCCTACAGCTTCAGCGCGTTTATGACTTGGAACGAGTTCTCTGAACTCAATTCCCCATACTGTTCTCATTTGAGTAAATGAAGAAAAGCCCCTTGAGAGTGCTTTTACCGGAACTTCATTTGTGACACCCTCAACTCCTCCATCGAGAACAACCGTAGAGTATAGAATCCCTTGCGGAAAGGACAGAATATGGATAAAATCTTCATTAATGGCTACATTAGTCACCTTGTCAACATGTTGACTTATTGAGGAGACCACAACCGGAATTGGAACCTCTTGCTGAATAGCTAGAGCATTAAGCATCTTCTCCTCTAAATCCGAGGAAAGCAAGAAAGAGGATGAGCGAGATGAAGGCTGCTCAAAACCCCCGTCCGAAGTCGAAAAGGGACCCTCCTCTCCTCATCAGGTTGAAAACTCCCAACCGACCGATAATGAACTTCCTCCTCTAGAGAAGacgattataaaaaaaagtatgaagTTAAGAGATTTAAGCATCCGACCCCTGCTCATTCTACTTCAGGTAAGTCCACTAAACTTAAGAAGCCTTAAACTGTACTCGAAAAACCAGAGAGATAGATCAATGGTTGATGAAGTATTACtttcaatagattcatcaaatacaacaccaatgattcttcaacagtaaGAGTCCTattgttataaactctatatgctttactgacttcagaatatcctaacatgataCCAACATCCGATTTAGcgtcaaaagcggtcaagtagtTTTTTCCATTGTTGTGGAAAtacacttacagccaaagatcctaaaatatcGGATATTAGGAACCTTGTCATGGTAAACTTCAAAAGGCGTTTTATTAAGAAGTTTATTTATCATGGACCAATTTTaagtataacatgcagtattgatagcctcttCCCAAAGTTTTTGAGCGACacctgaatcggctatcatggatcttGAAGCTTCCTTGAGGGTTCAGTTTCTCCTCTAACCTAAACCATTTTTTGAGGGGTTCtagaactagacaactcgtgtctaataccaaaTTCCTCAAGATATGAAGTTAGAAtcctattagtaaattcggtgcctctatcacttctgatatTGTTAACACGTACaattttttcgttttgtactcttttaagcattttaatcaGATTTGGTGTAGTCTGATCTtttgaaattaagaaaataacccacgtgtatctagagtaatcatcaataattactaaggTGTAGTTCATTCCTCCTAAGATGGttaccctaatcggtccaaaaagatccatgtgaaggagttctaaacatctactggattgaatgtttcctttattttgaaagttgatttaatttgtttactcATTTGACAAGAagaacatactttatcttttgaaaacatCATATTAGGGATGCCCTGAACTAGTTCTTTCGTACAAATATAGTtaattgttttcaaattcaaatgatttagtcttttatgccaaaaccagttttgatcattcttagcAATCATGCAAACAGAGTTAGGacatttagttttccagtctactttataaatgtttcctatcctatGTCCTGTCAACAAAATGCTTCCCTATTCTAAGCATGATTGTTTGTGAAATTCGACAATatatcctatatcacacatttgactaactctaatcaaattaaaacatgaattttcaacaagtaacacgttttttatggGTAGGTTTCCATGAACAaccttacccttgcccacaacCTTACCcttagagttgtcaccgaagatAATCTTTGAGCCGAATTCTTTCACAATATCGGTTAACAACTTgttgtttcctgtcatatgtcTTGAACACCCgttgtccaagtaccattctgaatCCTCTAGTCGCTTAATATGTTTACCCTGCAAATACAgctatttacacctttttggtacccacatttaattgagTCCAaggttaattagtcccttgggaatccatactcgAATTAATCGAATGAATATCCCTGTAATAGTCTTAATAGTTCTTTTTGTATcaggcttgacatctctctgtctGCCTTTGAATACCTTATTGTATGGTGATGATCTTTGATGAAACTTTGGTGACCTTTTATTGTGTTCTTGCCTAACCGGCTGATTGGCTCTCCTTC is drawn from Impatiens glandulifera chromosome 3, dImpGla2.1, whole genome shotgun sequence and contains these coding sequences:
- the LOC124930971 gene encoding photosystem II 22 kDa protein, chloroplastic, which encodes MAQTMLLSSSHSSVVDFKRQPLLEGLKPKPFSHFILPPLRNSPSSSSSSSFTTIALFKPKTKAPVPVKKAPKPKVEDGIFGTSGGIGFTKANELFVGRVAMIGFAASLLGEGITGKGILAQLNLETGVPIYEAEPLLLFFILFTLLGAIGALGDRGQFVDDPTTGIEKAIIPPGKGVLPALGLGEGGRLFGFTKANELFVGRLAQLGFAFSLIGEIITGKGALAQLNIETGVPINEIEPLVLFNVIFFFIAAINPGTGKFISDDEED